In Thunnus maccoyii chromosome 11, fThuMac1.1, whole genome shotgun sequence, one genomic interval encodes:
- the LOC121907648 gene encoding interleukin-1 receptor type 2-like isoform X2: MIPVVKPSHAGFYTCQSAHQQPAVQSPDPAQTTTTTVPDISMTSEPGLSSSSSSSSTVHTPTLKPPVIVSPLNGTIFESPHGSGLELFCMVLTGCQAADSTVVTWLVNGQSVESSYLDGRALQGARRHTRVSEGCQIELRLIVVAMTEEDIQTELKCVTQNEGGRQEVVTQLQLEDSTFTWVVVATVAVSCFLTVVSVFLYVLLKPKRKKKMDYFLARQNSTF, translated from the exons ATGATTCCTGTTGTAAAGCCATCGCACGCCGGTTTCTACACCTGCCAGAGTGCTCATCAACAACCAGCAGTACAAA GTCCAGACCCAGCTCAAACTACAACTACCACTGTGCCTGACATCTCCATGACCTCTGAGCCAGggttgagcagcagcagcagcagcagcagcactgttcACA CTCCTACACTTAAGCCACCTGTGATTGTCTCACCACTGAACGGAACAATATTTGAAAGTCCGCATG GTTCAGGACTGGAACTGTTTTGCATGGTGCTCACTGGATGTCAAGCTGCAGATTCCACTGTGGTCACATGGTTGGTCAATGGCCAATCAGTGGAGTCATCGTACCTTGATGGACGGGCTCTGCAGGGGGCAAGGAG GCACACTAGGGTGTCTGAAGGGTGCCAGATTGAGTTAAGGCTGATTGTTGTAGCGATGACAGAAGAAGACATACAGACGGAGCTGAAATGTGTTACTCAGAACGAAGGAGGGAGACAGGAAGTCGTCACACAGCTTCAACTAGAGG ACTCCACGTTTACATGGGTGGTGGTAGCTACAGTGGCGGTGTCCTGCTTCCTGACTGtagtttctgtctttctctatgTGCTCTTAAAAcctaaaaggaaaaagaaaatggattACTTCCTGGCTCGGCAAAACAGCACCTTCTAA
- the LOC121907643 gene encoding interleukin-1 receptor type 1-like, translating to MGSFKLGSLLFFLGLYGICSGFLQENCTDYKLQFERVFSVPGEVAMLNSTLVSPDVFNFTSVPYNITWYESKTGRELSNQPGQILVRGETLWLFNVTQDDDGEYITIVRTPTRCYKQTIRLEVNQPDAGKCVRPHKADQTLTNGVNSNLFCPLKDEIKKLDSYNITSSIKWYKDCNLIVDGEDNIIYLDKTTLMIEGVMPHHNGSYTCILTFTLGGVTGSVSETIDAKVNEEYCLVPEVREPANEIIKAEMGSSFERRCLVFVPGEKCPTIYIVWLVRNEFVFSTDPSDHFYTSDIRNCSQDSPRKGVCLERMLMSSKLTEKDFNINYTCQAYSDRGNPVGYFTLLPAEPDLILPMGLVFGGVTVLFIISVIVYYLFKVDIVLWFRRAFSIFYTNTDLDGKLYDAYVAYPQNCLDGFNEQVETFALHTLPQVLEKACGYKLFIAGRDCLPGQAIVDSVDNNIQASRRLLLLYNASTFTGKSHTSSVSSYNKNNISKKSDGINHNESRTSDNSSMSFDGSDDVHSDMRQQLECVAAMHRALLDASLKVVLVELEKVTPAQLALFPESVRHLRKKQGAVCWWKNQRTRQRWKTCMRREDEEKGGQDAELSPSLSPSSRFWKEMKYHMPVRGKRVVYPEKTALLNL from the exons AAACTGGGAAGCCTCCTGTTTTTCCTTGGGCTTTACGGGATCTGTTCAGGATTTCTACAAG aGAACTGTACCGACTACAAGCTCCAGTTTGAGAGGGTTTTCTCTGTTCCCGGGGAGGTAGCTATGCTGAATAGCACCTTGGTGTCTCCAGATGTCTTCAACTTCACCTCAGTGCCTTATAACATCACCTGGTATGAGTCAAAGACTGGCAGAGAGCTGAGCAACCAGCCTGGTCAAATCCTGGTGCGAGGGGAGACTCTGTGGTTGTTTAACGTGACACAGGATGACGACGGGGAATACATCACCATAGTGAG GACTCCTACTCGGTGCTACAAGCAGACCATCAGGCTGGAGGTGAATCAGCCAGATGCTGGAAAGTGTGTGAGGCCGCACAAAGCTGATCAAACGCTTACGAATGGAGTGAATAGCAATCTGTTCTGCCCTCTGAAAGACGAAATCAAGAAACTGGACAGCTACAACATCACTTCCTCTATCAAGTGGTACAAA GATTGTAACCTCATAGTAGATGGGGAGGACAATATTATCTACTTGGACAAGACCACACTGATGATTGAAGGGGTGATGCCCCACCACAACGGCTCCTACACCTGCATTCTTACCTTCACGCTTGGGGGCGTCACAGGATCTGTGTCAGAGACCATTGACGCAAAGGTCAACG aGGAGTATTGTTTGGTTCCAGAAGTGCGGGAACCAGCCAATGAAATCATCAAGGCAGAGATGG gGTCCAGTTTCGAGCGGAGGTGCTTGGTGTTTGTGCCGGGTGAGAAGTGTCCCACGATTTATATCGTTTGGTTGGTCAGAAACGAATTCGTTTTCAGCACTGACCCCTCTGACCATTTCTACACATCAGATATACG TAATTGCAGTCAGGACAGTCCCAGAaaaggtgtgtgtttggaaCGGATGCTGATGTCTTCTAAGCTGACGGAGAAGGATTTCAACATCAACTATACCTGTCAAGCATACAGTGACCGGGGAAATCCTGTGGGATATTTTACTCTGTTACCAGCAG AGCCCGACCTCATACTTCCCATGGGATTGGTGTTTGGTGGTGTGACGGTTCTCTTTATCATCAGTGTCATCGTCTACTACCTTTTCAAGGTTGACATTGTGCTGTGGTTCAGGCGAGCATTTTCCATCTTCTATACAAATACAG ATTTGGATGGAAAGCTGTATGATGCCTACGTGGCATACCCACAGAACTGTCTGGATGGGTTCAACGAACAAGTGGAGACATTTGCCCTTCACACACTGCCTCAAGTGTTGGAAAAGGCCTGCGGTTACAAACTCTTCATAGCAGGCCGTGACTGTCTGCCCGGGCAGG ccatAGTTGACTCAGTGGATAACAACATACAAGCCAGCCGCCGCCTCCTCCTGCTCTACAATGCCTCTACTTTCACCGGCAAAAGCCACACCAGCAGCGTTAgtagctataataaaaacaacatctcCAAGAAAAGTGATGGTATCAATCATAACGAAAGCAGGACCAGTGACAATAGTAGCATGAGTTTTGATGGCAGTGATGACGTCCACTCAGATATGAGGCAGCAGTTGGAGTGTGTGGCAGCAATGCACAGAGCGCTACTGGATGCATCTCTCAAG GTGGTTCTAGTTGAGTTGGAAAAGGTCACCCCTGCTCAGCTGGCTCTCTTCCCAGAGTCAGTGCGTCACCTGAGGAAGAAGCAGGGGGCTGTGTGCTGGTGGAAGAACCAGAGGACGAGGCAAAGGTGGAAGACATGTATGAGGAGAGAAGATGAGGAGAAAGGCGGACAGGATGCAGAGTTATCGCCATCCCTCTCCCCTTCCTCCAGGTTTTGGAAGGAGATGAAGTATCATATGCCTGTGAGGGGCAAGAGGGTCGTGTACCCTGAGAAAACTGCCCTGCTGAACTTGTGA
- the LOC121907648 gene encoding interleukin-1 receptor type 2-like isoform X1, with the protein MIPVVKPSHAGFYTCQSAHQQPAVQSQPSHPASWCPDPAQTTTTTVPDISMTSEPGLSSSSSSSSTVHTPTLKPPVIVSPLNGTIFESPHGSGLELFCMVLTGCQAADSTVVTWLVNGQSVESSYLDGRALQGARRHTRVSEGCQIELRLIVVAMTEEDIQTELKCVTQNEGGRQEVVTQLQLEDSTFTWVVVATVAVSCFLTVVSVFLYVLLKPKRKKKMDYFLARQNSTF; encoded by the exons ATGATTCCTGTTGTAAAGCCATCGCACGCCGGTTTCTACACCTGCCAGAGTGCTCATCAACAACCAGCAGTACAAAGTCAGCCGAGCCATCCTGCATCCTGGT GTCCAGACCCAGCTCAAACTACAACTACCACTGTGCCTGACATCTCCATGACCTCTGAGCCAGggttgagcagcagcagcagcagcagcagcactgttcACA CTCCTACACTTAAGCCACCTGTGATTGTCTCACCACTGAACGGAACAATATTTGAAAGTCCGCATG GTTCAGGACTGGAACTGTTTTGCATGGTGCTCACTGGATGTCAAGCTGCAGATTCCACTGTGGTCACATGGTTGGTCAATGGCCAATCAGTGGAGTCATCGTACCTTGATGGACGGGCTCTGCAGGGGGCAAGGAG GCACACTAGGGTGTCTGAAGGGTGCCAGATTGAGTTAAGGCTGATTGTTGTAGCGATGACAGAAGAAGACATACAGACGGAGCTGAAATGTGTTACTCAGAACGAAGGAGGGAGACAGGAAGTCGTCACACAGCTTCAACTAGAGG ACTCCACGTTTACATGGGTGGTGGTAGCTACAGTGGCGGTGTCCTGCTTCCTGACTGtagtttctgtctttctctatgTGCTCTTAAAAcctaaaaggaaaaagaaaatggattACTTCCTGGCTCGGCAAAACAGCACCTTCTAA